The genomic DNA AAGGTCATATCCTGTCAAATCTCGCGCTGCACGAACTGCTAAAGTATCACGCCGAAATTCAGATAGATGAGGAATCGGTAAAGCTTTTCGAAACTTTCCTTGACAGCGCCCATCCGGACTGGCGCGATCAAGAGGACGAGAACGCAGCTCACGGCGAGGAGAAATCGCCGCTTTCGAGACAGTTGAGCCGGGATGAAGCGTACCAGTTGCTGGGTCTTGAGGCGGGATGCAGTGAAGAGGATATTCGAAAGGCATATCACCGACTCATCAAGCGGGTTCATCCTGACATAGGTGGTTCAGCCGCCCTTGCGGCCCAGATTACCGAAGCAAGAGATAGGCTCCTTGGCAACAGCCAGTAACTCGACTGAGCAGCCTATCGCCAGGCCTCATACCAAGGGCAAAATTGGGCTAGGCGTCCCATTGGGCCAACCAAAACCAAAAGTCCAAATCTTTCGTACTGCGGTCATCTGGGAAACAAAATGCTGCACGATGTGACAAATTGGGGGATGCCGATTTAATAATTATACTTAAAGCACTGTTTTATAAGTATCATCTATATATTTCGATGGTGCGGGCGGGGGGAGTCGAACCCCCACGGCCTAGGGCCTCCGGATTTTAAGTCCGGTATGTCTACCATTCCATCACGCCCGCATGGCGCAAGCCGTAAACCGGCTGACGCTGCAATTCAAGAGTCTTAGGTTGAACCCCATTATCCAACCGGCCCTGTGGCAATCGGCGGCTGGAAAGTATAGCCCATGTCCCAGGGGAAATAGATCCAGGTGTCCTGCGAAACCTCGGTAACAAAGGTATCGATCAGCGGACGTCCGGCGGGCTTGGCATAGACGGTGGCGAAATGCGCCTTGGGCAGCATGCCGCGCACCACCTGCGCCGTTTTGCCGGTATCGGTCAGATCGTCGATCACCAGAACGCTTGAGCCATCGCCCGCCTCCAGATCGATCACCGTTTGGGAAACGCCTTTCAGCACCTGCAGATCCGACTGGTTCCTGTAGTCGTGATAGGAGGCAACGCAGACGGTTTCGATCATCCTGATATCCAGCTCGCGGCAGATGATCGCCGCCGGCACCAGGCCGCCACGGGTGATGCAGACAATGGCTTTCCACTCCCCCTTGGCCGCCAGCCGCCACGCCAGGGCGCGGGCATCGCGGTGAAACTGGTCCCAGGAAACCGGGAAGGCCTTGTCGGAATGCGGGCTGCTCATAGTCTGGTCCTTTAGTCGGGTTTGCCGTTGCGGATATCGGCAAGAATGGTGTGAAGCTGGCGTGCCGCCTCGTCGAGGCGCACCGTATCGCGGCTGCGCAGCACAAGGCTGGTGTGAAATTTGCCGTCGCGCTGATAGGGGTAACTGCCGATCGAGACATCCGGGAAGGCATCCTGCAGCGCTGAAAGCGGCTGCGCCACCGCGCCCTCGCCCATGCCTGCCTCAATGCTCTGCAAATGCATGGTCTGGCCACCTTTGAGGTGCGGTACCACATCATCCATCATCGCCTGCATGATCGCCGGCACACCGGCCATGACGAACACATTGCCGATATGGAAACCCGGTGCCTTG from Pararhizobium sp. IMCC3301 includes the following:
- a CDS encoding J domain-containing protein, with product MLIAAGILLLFFRAVTVAIPLMILGTVLLLRNNGGKPRGSTTQTSKVRSAHLEMTLDHETGTIDGRIITGTRQGHILSNLALHELLKYHAEIQIDEESVKLFETFLDSAHPDWRDQEDENAAHGEEKSPLSRQLSRDEAYQLLGLEAGCSEEDIRKAYHRLIKRVHPDIGGSAALAAQITEARDRLLGNSQ
- the gpt gene encoding xanthine phosphoribosyltransferase — its product is MSSPHSDKAFPVSWDQFHRDARALAWRLAAKGEWKAIVCITRGGLVPAAIICRELDIRMIETVCVASYHDYRNQSDLQVLKGVSQTVIDLEAGDGSSVLVIDDLTDTGKTAQVVRGMLPKAHFATVYAKPAGRPLIDTFVTEVSQDTWIYFPWDMGYTFQPPIATGPVG